Proteins co-encoded in one Arachis hypogaea cultivar Tifrunner chromosome 13, arahy.Tifrunner.gnm2.J5K5, whole genome shotgun sequence genomic window:
- the LOC112734842 gene encoding uncharacterized protein codes for MSPFWLVYGKACHLPVEIEHEAYWAIKECNSSLGRAEIERKLQLVELECLRLEAYENSRLYKERMKAVHDKNIRGKEFRVGELVLLYNSRLRLMPRKLRSRWEGPYRVEKTEPYGVYHLRHPSSPDIFKVNGHRLKLYHGEKMKSNKEIEVFLLKDAPNGKVH; via the coding sequence atgagccccttttGGTTGgtctatggaaaagcttgccacctACCGGTGGAGATAGAGCACGAGGCATATTGGGCCATCAAGGAGTGCAATTCAAGTTTGGGACGGGCCGAAATCGAGAGAAAGCTACAATTAGTGGAATTAGAGTGTTTGAGGTTAGAAGCCTATGAGAACTCCAGACTCTACAAGGAGAGGATGAAAGCCGTGCATGATAAGAACATAAGAGGAAAAGAATTTAGAGTTGGCGAATTagtccttctctacaattcaagATTGAGGTTAATGCCTAGAAAGCTAAGGtcaagatgggaaggaccttataGAGTAGAAAAGACGGAGCCGTATGGGGTCTATCATTTGCGCCATCCTTCAAGCCCAGACATTTTCAAGGTTAATGGGCATCGTCTAAAGTTGTATCATGGTGAAAAGATGAAGAGCAACAAGGAGATTGAGGTGTTCCTTTTGAAGGATGCACCTAATGGCAAAGTGCATTGA